The following nucleotide sequence is from Pseudomonas sp. RC10.
AGCACGGATTGGCGGGTCGGGTCTTCAGAGGGTTTTTCTTCGACAACGGGGGCGGCGACCGGGGTAACGGTCTGTGCGACAGGCGCTTGAGGTGCAGGCGCGGGTTGGCGGCTCAATACCAATCCCCAATACCCGGCAAACAGCGCACCCAGCAGAAAAAGTACAGCGAGCCCTAGTGTGACGCGACTGCTCATGACGGCCCTCCTGTGCCTTACCGCTCTGCGGATCACTTCGAAAACGGTTCGAGACAACTGATCAGTCAGTTGGCTGTGAACATTCTTCCTTTTCGCCTTATGAAGGTAGACGAGGTCATTCAAAACGCCATCATTCGTCGGAAATTTCGCACGACTTCATCCGTTCGGAGGGGCCGAGTCACGGCCTGTCGGCCGCTTGGCATTATCACTTTCGGATTAATGCTTTCTTGCGATTGTGGAGTGTGGAAATGGGGTCAATGCTGTGGGTACGAAGGATTGGCAAACGCTTTTTGCGTGCAGTAACGCGCTTCATGCGCTGAGGAGAAGTGAGATGTACCTGATGTATTTTTCTGCACTGTTGCGTAAATTCGTCAAGAACGAAGAAGCGGCCTCGGGGATTGAATATGCGATTGTCGCCGCGATGGTGGCTGTGGTGCTGATTGCTTTTATTACCCCGATCGGAGGTTCGGTAGAGGCGATTTTCACAAAGCTGAAGACCGAATTGGTCAAGCACGAATAGGAGCGATTCGTTCGGTCCATTTTGATGGATGACACGATGGCCATCGCAAGCTCAATCCGCTGGCAAATCTGCCGCCAGAGATTTACATAACGGAATCCATTAATGCCCGTGCCGACACGCCAACAATTATTACTGGTTGACGACGAAGAGGACGCCAACGAAGAGCTGGCCGAGTTGCTCGAAGGCGAGGGGTTTTGCTGCTTCACGGCGCCCTCTGTCAAGGTGGCGCTGAAGCTGCTGACCGAGCACCCGGACATCGCCTTGGTGATCACTGATCTGCGGATGCCGGAGGAAAGCGGCATCTCGCTGATCAAACGCCTGCGCGAGCATACGTCGCGCCAACACCTGCCGGTCATCGTCACCTCAGGCCACGCTGACATGGAAGACGTCAGCGACCTGCTGCGCCTGCACGTGCTGGACCTGTTCCGCAAACCCATCTACCACGTCCGCCTGCTGGAAACCCTCGACAACCTGTTCCCGAAACCGAAGGTGTATCAGGTCGGGCAGTAACCTGCTTCAAACGCGACTCACAGGTCACTGTAGGAGCCGGCTTGCTGGCGAAAGCGGCGTCTCAGCCGCCCACTCTGTAACTGACACCCCGCCTTCGCCAGCAATCCGGCTCCCACACGTTTTACGTCGATCACATCTCCTCAGCACACTCCCTAGCCCGTGGGAGACGCCGGAGGTTACGACGGCAGCGAAGGCGGTGTATCAGGCCCACATCAGAGCCCAACACACCGCCCTCCTCTCTCAAAGCTGATAACTGAAACTCAACGTGAACCTGGGATTGCGGTTGAAACTGTCCAGCCCGACATCGGACATCGGCTTGGCCGCTTCCAGCGCGATGTTGTAATAACGGCCATCGCCAAACCTGAGTCCACCCGCCGCTGAGGACAGTTTCGAATCCTTGACCGGCAGTTCGTTGAACCACGTCCGCGCTGCGTCAAACACCACATACGGTTGCAGCACTTTCACCCAGTTGCCGTCACGGGTGAAGCTGTAGTTGACCTCATACGCCACGCCCCAGCCCTTGTCGCCCGACGCCTGATCCGTCGGATAGCCCCGACCGAAATTCTGCCCGCCAAACTGCGCCCGCTCACTGTCGGGCAAGGTGTCGTCGCTCCAGTACAACGCCGCGGAAAACACCCCCTGCCAATGCTCGCAAAACTTGTCGCTCTGCACCCCCGACAACCGCGCCCGAAAGAAGTCCAGGTCGTACGTGCTGTCGTCGGTCTTCGCGCCCATGCCGTCGATGCCCTGGTACACCCCGGCGCTGAGAATCCGCAGTTGCCGGTCGGTCGATTTACGCCAATCGCCTTCCACCGCCACAGCGCGGATGTCGGTGCGACTTTGCACGCTCAAGGGAAAGCCAATCACGTCGTAACGCGTCTTGTCATTCACCGCGTACAGCCGCGCCCCTGCGCTCAGCCATTCGTTCTGAGCCGCGATCAGCGGATGGGTGAAGCCGATGGAAAACCGGTCGTTGTCGCGCCGTTGCTTCAACTCCAACCCATTGTCCAACGCCACGTTGGTGCCCGGCTCGCTGCGGTAGTGAGACGCCGAGAGATTCAGCTGGGTGCCCTCGGTATTAAGGTACTGGCTGTAATCCAGACGGTAGTAATGCTCTTTGTCGTCTCCGGGCGGGAACAGGCCGCTGAAGGTCAGTTGCTCGGCCATGGCGGTCTGCGCGTTGCTGCTCAAACCGAGCAACGCTTGCAGGCCATCGCGGTTATCGTCCGTGGTGCTCAGGGTGCTGGTGAAGGGTTTGCGCGAGGCTTGGGCGATCAACGTGGTCGCGCCGTCCGTGGTGCCCGGTGGCGGCACTTGAGCCTGCAAGGTCACGCCCGGCACCCGGCTCATCAGCGAGGTGTAGCGCTCGAACGTCTTGCGGGTCAGCGGACGCTCCTGCTTGATCTTGTCGACGAGCTTTTGCAGGTACGCCGACACGTTGCCAATGTCACCTTCAAGCCGATAATCCCGCACGTAACCTTCCACCAGCACCACGCGCACCAGCCCCTGATCGAAGTTTTGCGGCGGCAGGAACGCGTAGGACAACAGATAGCCGTCATCCTGATAACGCCGGGTGATGCCGCGCGTGGCCTCGATCAATTCGGCGAGTGTGGCGTCGCGGCCGATCAAGGGTTCATACGCAGCGCCGAGCTGTTCCAGCGGGTACACCGTGCCGCCTTCGATACGAATTTTGCGCACGCCGACCTTGGTGCTCATCATCAAGGGCGTGGCGTCGGACGGCGGTGCAGGCACCTGCAGGGCGGGCGTCGCAGGACGGTAGGCATCAGCGGGAAGGTTAGGCACCGGGAGCGTGCGCTCGCGGTCGTTGCTGTTGAGGAAGCTGGGAAGCGGTTCAGCGTTCGCGAAGAAAGGAGAGACAGAAACACCCAGCACGAAGACAGGGATACAAGCACGCATAAGGACACTCCATTGACCAACAGCAGCGGTGCACGGGCAAAAAAAGACAGGGGATCTTCCGACTCCCCTGTCTGAAACAAGCGTAGGCGTTGTGGGAGAAGTCGCTAGCGAAGCAAGCTGGAGAAAGAACACTGCATCGCGGACAACGGACTCGCGAACGTTCTCACACTGCCCAGCACTTCTTACTTACGCGTAGCCAACCCACCGCCGAGGACGCTTGTAACCCCGTTGAGCAACCCGCCGACACCGCCATTCGACGCGTTGCCATTTGCATTCACCAGACCACCCACCTGAGCGACCGTATTGCCCAGTGTCGAGACCGTGCCGCCAACCGCCGTGGTGACCGGGTTGGCGTTGGTCGCGGCAATCTGGCTACCCAGATTGCTGACTGCGCCACCCGCTTGCGTGAGCAGGCCGTTGACCGGTGCGCCGATGCCCGTGGCCCCGCCGATGTTCTGCGTGACGCTGGCGACGTTGGTCACGACGGGCGTGATCGCAGCGCCCACGTTGTTAGTGAGGGCTGCGACCGGCGCGCCGAGTGCTGTATTGGCGACCCCATTGCCACCGAGGATCGGACCAAGGGACGCGACCGTCGTGCCGACGCCGGTGCCATTCAGACCTGCGGCGCCCAGCAGGCCGCCGCCGGAACCTGCGGTCAGCCCCGAACCTGCGGCGGCGACCACGCCACCGACGTTTTCAAGCAAGCCGCCGTTCAAGCCCGGAACACTGGGCAGCCCCGGCAGGCCAGGCAACGTGGTGCCGCCACCCGTGCCGGCATTGGCTTGCAGGTAACCGGCTGCCGTGCCCGCCACATCACCCAGGCCGCCGAGCGAGCCGCCCAGCCCTGCAGTGAGCGGATTGTTCTGCGCGCCGTTTTGCAGGCTGCCGCCCACGTTGTTGAGCGTGCCTTTAACGTTCTGCAGGAGGCCATTCACCGGCTGACCCAGCCCTGTCGCGCTGCCGACTTTGTTGGTGGTCGATTCGAGCATCGCCACCACCGGCACCAGTTTGTCGCCGATGGCATGCGTGGCCGAGCCGAGCGGGCCACTGGTGGTGGCGGCGCTGAGGGTGTCACCGAGCATGGTGACTTTCTGGCCTACGCCGTCGACAAGATCGCCTGCGCCGCCGACCACGGTACCCACCAACGGCACCTGTTCGATGGCCGGGGAACGGGCGAAT
It contains:
- a CDS encoding Flp family type IVb pilin, coding for MYLMYFSALLRKFVKNEEAASGIEYAIVAAMVAVVLIAFITPIGGSVEAIFTKLKTELVKHE
- a CDS encoding response regulator, yielding MPVPTRQQLLLVDDEEDANEELAELLEGEGFCCFTAPSVKVALKLLTEHPDIALVITDLRMPEESGISLIKRLREHTSRQHLPVIVTSGHADMEDVSDLLRLHVLDLFRKPIYHVRLLETLDNLFPKPKVYQVGQ
- a CDS encoding POTRA domain-containing protein, whose protein sequence is MRACIPVFVLGVSVSPFFANAEPLPSFLNSNDRERTLPVPNLPADAYRPATPALQVPAPPSDATPLMMSTKVGVRKIRIEGGTVYPLEQLGAAYEPLIGRDATLAELIEATRGITRRYQDDGYLLSYAFLPPQNFDQGLVRVVLVEGYVRDYRLEGDIGNVSAYLQKLVDKIKQERPLTRKTFERYTSLMSRVPGVTLQAQVPPPGTTDGATTLIAQASRKPFTSTLSTTDDNRDGLQALLGLSSNAQTAMAEQLTFSGLFPPGDDKEHYYRLDYSQYLNTEGTQLNLSASHYRSEPGTNVALDNGLELKQRRDNDRFSIGFTHPLIAAQNEWLSAGARLYAVNDKTRYDVIGFPLSVQSRTDIRAVAVEGDWRKSTDRQLRILSAGVYQGIDGMGAKTDDSTYDLDFFRARLSGVQSDKFCEHWQGVFSAALYWSDDTLPDSERAQFGGQNFGRGYPTDQASGDKGWGVAYEVNYSFTRDGNWVKVLQPYVVFDAARTWFNELPVKDSKLSSAAGGLRFGDGRYYNIALEAAKPMSDVGLDSFNRNPRFTLSFSYQL
- a CDS encoding collagen-like triple helix repeat-containing protein; protein product: MIRTRSTTAQTSVDLGSVLGQVGDAVVGVGDAVSSVPIAGNTDLTSGAGGLVSSLGFAANSVSGGLVDGLGTLGTDSNSLGMTLSSVGTATGDLGAGVSSLGTGVSKFARSPAIEQVPLVGTVVGGAGDLVDGVGQKVTMLGDTLSAATTSGPLGSATHAIGDKLVPVVAMLESTTNKVGSATGLGQPVNGLLQNVKGTLNNVGGSLQNGAQNNPLTAGLGGSLGGLGDVAGTAAGYLQANAGTGGGTTLPGLPGLPSVPGLNGGLLENVGGVVAAAGSGLTAGSGGGLLGAAGLNGTGVGTTVASLGPILGGNGVANTALGAPVAALTNNVGAAITPVVTNVASVTQNIGGATGIGAPVNGLLTQAGGAVSNLGSQIAATNANPVTTAVGGTVSTLGNTVAQVGGLVNANGNASNGGVGGLLNGVTSVLGGGLATRK